The Romeriopsis navalis LEGE 11480 region AGGCTTTGAGGTAGATCAACTCGTATTTGAGTGACCACCACAAGCGTTCGATAAAGATGTTGTCATGGCAGCGCCCCCGGCCATCCATACTGATTTGGACATCCATGGCTTTGAGGCAGTCAGTAAAGGCATTGGCGGTGAACTGAGCGCCTTGGTCCGAATTGAAGATTTTGGGTCAGGGATAATCCTTCAGCGCGGACTGCAATGCCTCAATGCAGAAGCGCATTTCCAGGGTATTGGACAATCGCCAGGACAAGACCTTGCGACTAAACCAGTCCATAATCGCCACCAGGTAGAAATGACTCCGCCGGAAGGGTAAATAGGTGATATCGGTAGACCACACCTGATTCACCCGCGTAATCACCACATCCCGCAGCAAGTAGGGGTAGATGCGATGGTCTGGATGGGCCTAACTCAGCTTGGGCTTGGGGTAGATCGCATACAAGCCCATTTGCCGCATCAAGCGTTGGACCCGTTTGCGATTGACCGAATAGCCTAATTGACGCAGATGGGCCGTCATCCGCCGACTGCCATAGAACGGCGTTTGCAGATATGGCTCATCCAGTAACCGA contains the following coding sequences:
- a CDS encoding DDE-type integrase/transposase/recombinase gives rise to the protein MNQVWSTDITYLPFRRSHFYLVAIMDWFSRKVLSWRLSNTLEMRFCIEALQSALKDYP
- a CDS encoding IS3 family transposase; amino-acid sequence: MGIARSSYYYEARPADPEDAVLCRLLDEPYLQTPFYGSRRMTAHLRQLGYSVNRKRVQRLMRQMGLYAIYPKPKLS